Proteins encoded in a region of the Halosimplex halophilum genome:
- a CDS encoding NAD(P)H-binding protein produces the protein MHVLVTGATGFVGGRLVPALTGAGHDVRALVRDPSAYDPPPGVEVVQGDLLEPGTLAPAFEGIDAAYYLVHSMRAGDDFEERDRKAASNFAAVADDAGVERVVYLGGLGEDGDDLSPHLRSRREVETVLADADYELTTLRAAVIVGDGSASFRMVRQLVRRLPVMVTPRWVRNECQPIAVDDVIAYLVGVLDAPATAGETYGIGGPDVLTYREMLARTAEAMGRRRPLILSVPVLTPKLSSYWIGLVTDVPTAVARPLVLGLRNPVVVTDDAIRDHVDVDLTSFDDAVRKALAPETGTAAAAPGGSPTTGERGGRT, from the coding sequence ATGCACGTGCTCGTCACGGGGGCGACGGGGTTCGTCGGGGGGCGGCTCGTCCCCGCGCTGACCGGCGCCGGCCACGACGTGCGGGCGCTGGTCCGGGACCCGTCGGCCTACGACCCGCCGCCGGGCGTCGAGGTGGTCCAGGGCGACCTGCTCGAACCGGGGACGCTCGCGCCCGCCTTCGAGGGGATCGACGCGGCGTACTACCTCGTCCACTCGATGCGGGCCGGCGACGACTTCGAGGAACGGGACCGGAAGGCGGCGAGCAACTTCGCCGCGGTCGCGGACGACGCGGGGGTCGAGCGGGTCGTCTACCTCGGCGGGCTCGGCGAGGACGGCGACGACCTCTCGCCGCACCTCCGGTCGCGCCGTGAAGTCGAGACGGTCCTCGCCGACGCCGACTACGAACTCACGACGCTGCGGGCGGCGGTCATCGTCGGCGACGGCAGCGCCAGCTTTCGGATGGTCCGCCAGCTCGTCCGGCGGCTGCCGGTGATGGTCACCCCTCGGTGGGTGAGAAACGAGTGCCAGCCCATCGCCGTCGACGACGTGATCGCGTACCTCGTGGGCGTGCTCGACGCGCCGGCGACGGCCGGCGAGACCTACGGGATCGGCGGCCCGGACGTGCTGACCTACCGCGAGATGCTCGCCCGGACCGCCGAGGCGATGGGGCGGCGCCGGCCGCTGATCCTCTCCGTGCCGGTCCTCACGCCGAAGCTCTCCTCGTACTGGATCGGGCTCGTCACCGACGTGCCGACGGCGGTCGCCCGGCCGCTCGTGCTCGGGCTGAGAAATCCCGTGGTCGTCACCGACGACGCCATCCGCGACCACGTCGATGTCGATCTCACGTCGTTCGACGACGCCGTCCGGAAGGCGCTCGCCCCCGAGACGGGGACGGCCGCGGCCGCCCCCGGCGGGAGTCCGACGACCGGCGAGCGCGGGGGGCGGACCTGA